One stretch of Malus domestica chromosome 14, GDT2T_hap1 DNA includes these proteins:
- the LOC103455631 gene encoding uncharacterized protein, producing the protein MRRASTLASLPLLSRSLSTAHGGGAVTSAPTTYGLLQVALYGTTSTGSQAPRRWLDSFSGGSGRKLAIGVAGTLASVAVATSLAPEVYAKEPPPAALVPKEVVLYQYEACPFCNKVKAFLDYHDIPYKVVEVNPLSKKEIKWSDYKKVPILMVDGEQLVDSSAIIDQLNSKIVPERAAASSSDDDEEKKWRQWVDNHLVHMLSPNIYRNTSEALESFDYITSNGNFSYTEKISVKYAGAAAMYFVSKKLKKKYNITDERASLYEAAETWVDALNGRDFLGGSKPNLADLAVFGVLRPIRYLRSGKDMVEHTRIGEWYSRMERAVGERARIKE; encoded by the exons ATGAGAAGGGCTTCCACTCTCGCCTCACTCCCCCTCCTCTCCCGATCCCTTTCCACCGCCCACGGCGGCGGCGCCGTAACTTCAGCCCCCACCACCTACGGTCTTCTCCAGGTTGCTCTGTACGGGACCACCTCCACCGGTTCTCAGGCTCCTCGTCGATGGCTCGATTCTTTTTCCGGAGGTTCGGGTCGGAAGCTGGCAATCGGCGTCGCCGGAACTCTGGCTTCGGTCGCGGTCGCCACGTCGCTCGCTCCGGAGGTCTATGCCAAAGAGCCGCCTCCGGCTGCGCTTGTTCCGAAGGAAGTTGTGCTTTACCAGTACGAAGCCTGCCCTTTCTGCAACaaagttaaag CATTCTTGGATTACCACGATATACCCTACAAAGTTGTGGAGGTCAACCCACTTAGTAAGAAAGAGATTAAATGGTCTGATTATAAGAAGGTTCCTATACTAATGGTGGACGGAGAGCAGCTGGTAGATTCATCAG CTATAATTGATCAGTTGAATAGCAAAATTGTTCCTGAGAGAGCAGCCGCTTCTTCCTCAGATGACGATGAAGAGAAAAAGTGGCGCCA GTGGGTTGATAATCACTTGGTGCATATGTTGTCACCAAACATATACCGAAATACATCGGAGGCCCTTGAGTCCTTTGACTATATCACAAGCAATG GTAATTTTAGCTACACAGAAAAAATTTCAGTGAAGTATGCTGGTGCTGCAGCTATGTACTTTGTGTCAAAGAAACTAAAGAAGAAATATAATATTACTGATGAGCGTGCATCCCTGTATGAAGCAGCAGAAACATGGGTTGATGCTCTTAACGGGCGGGACTTCCTTG GGGGCTCCAAACCGAATTTGGCAGACCTTGCTGTTTTTGGGGTGCTAAGACCAATCCGTTATTTGAGGTCGGGTAAAGATATGGTGGAGCACACACGCATCGGTGAATGGTACTCAAGAATGGAGCGTGCCGTGGGAGAGCGTGCAAGGATTAAGGAGTAA
- the LOC103455724 gene encoding zinc finger protein VAR3, chloroplastic-like, giving the protein MSAASKLMRFGTSLLHAPTRTLSPTPSLLSLKPFAAPKSLRFPRYASSSAAIESIDTVPATSTEAPPPHHPWPEWVAFVDRLKTKGYFTGTPPKESDVYTDINEVKEASLSFARDRYDVFKSLSMEDIQAVVEGGCPNLFRKAVNSAKRLRFHLRLDEGDVCGGCNLRGSCDRAYVVLKESEAAARTVDIVRILLFYALDPVVFSEGEKPPGRELLETSARKLLSELLQLSETAVDPSLPKPAAKTIEKKKFYPSFIGDELSQDVEMKRGDWMCPKCNFMNFAKNLRCLQCKEDGPRKADAGDLEIEMKKGDWICTECSFMNFSRNIRCLKCKAEGPKRVGPDVEMKKGDWTCPKCTFMNFASNRKCLRCQDPRPKKNPADWDCPSCDFLNYGRNVVCLKCNGKRPKEETTEYEEQMWRRPR; this is encoded by the exons ATGTCAGCTGCTTCAAAACTCATGCGTTTTGGGACCTCACTCCTCCACGCTCCCACAAGGACTCTCTCTCCTACCCCTtcacttctctctctaaaaccctTCGCCGCTCCCAAGTCTCTGCGCTTCCCCCGGTACGCCTCCTCTTCGGCTGCGATTGAAAGTATTGACACGGTCCCCGCCACCAGCACAGAAGCTCCGCCGCCGCACCACCCCTGGCCCGAGTGGGTGGCCTTCGTCGACCGCTTGAAGACCAAGGGGTACTTCACCGGAACGCCGCCGAAGGAGAGCGATGTTTACACGGATATAAATGAAGTTAAGGAGGCCTCTCTCAGCTTTGCTCGTGACCGCTATGATGTTTTCAA ATCATTGTCTATGGAAGATATTCAAGCAGTTGTGGAGGGTGGATGTCCCAATCTTTTCCGGAAAGCTGTGAATTCAGCAAAAAGATTGCGATTCCACTTGAGACTAGATGAAGGGGAT GTTTGTGGTGGTTGTAATCTCCGAGGTTCCTGCGATAGAGCTTATGTGGTTCTTAAGGAATCTGAAGCAGCAGCACGTACAGTGGATATAGTGCGAATACTATTGTTTTATGCTCTAGACCCCGTTGTTTTTTCTGAGGGAGAGAAACCACCTGGTAGAGAGCTTCTGGAAACATCTGCAAGGAAGCTGCTCTCTGAGTTGCTTCAACTCAGTGAAACAGCTGTTGACCCATCACTTCCAAAGCCTGCTGCCAAAACTATTGAGAAGAAGAAATTTTATCCAAGTTTCATTGGTGATGAACTATCTCAAGATGTTGAAATGAAGAGAGGAGATTGGATGTGTCCCAA GTGCAATTTTATGAACTTTGCTAAAAATTTAAGATGCCTACAATGTAAAGAAGATGGCCCAAGAAAAGCTGATGCGGGTGATCTTGAAATCGAAATGAAAAAGGGAGACTGGATCTGCACCGA ATGCAGTTTCATGAACTTCTCTAGAAACATACGCTGCCTAAAGTGCAAAGCTGAAGGGCCAAAGAGAGTCGGTCCAGATGTTGAAATGAAGAAAGGAGACTGGACTTGCCCAAA GTGTACATTCATGAATTTCGCAAGCAATCGGAAGTGTTTGCGTTGTCAAGATCCACGGCCCAAGAAAAATCCTGCAGACTGGGACTGCCCCTC ATGCGATTTCTTGAATTATGGCAGAAACGTGGTTTGCCTGAAGTGCAACGGTAAACGCCCTAAAGAAGAAACTACCGAGTACGAGGAGCAGATGTGGAGGCGTCCGCGCTAG
- the LOC103455632 gene encoding ERAD-associated E3 ubiquitin-protein ligase component HRD3A-like has product MNFAARKLLFSLLIFSLFPLSLCARPFILVLSQDDLLNTPTSPDDSPSAADSAPNESPDWDEFGDSDAVQSEEELDPGSWRPIFEPDPFKADPATHPDDGYYSTVSKLIKSVSSGDTALMDAAVSEIEDSASRGLPHARSVLGFLYGTGQMRKQNKAKAFAYHYFAAEGGNMQSKMALAYTYFRQDMFDKAVKLYSELAEAAVNSFLISRDSPVNEAVRIHSGAEENKEALRKSRGEEDEDFQILEYQAQKGNSAAMYKLGLFYYFGLRGLRRDHAKALSWFLKALEKGEPRAMELLGEIYARGAGVERNYTKALEWLTLAAKQDHYSAYNGIGYLYVKGYGVEKKNYTKAKEYFEKAADNQDGGGHYNLGVMYLKGIGVKRDVKLACQYFIFAANAGQPKAFYQLGKMFHTGVGLKKNLPRATALYKLVAERGPWSSLSRWALESYLRGDVGKAFFLYSRMAELGYEVAQSNAAWILDKYGERSMCMGESGLCTNAERHQRAHSLWWQASEQGNEHAALLIGDAYYYGQGTERDYERAAEAYKHARSQSNAQAMFNLGYMHEHGHGLPLDLHLAKRYYDQALEIDSAAKLPVTLALTSLWIRKNYADGFLVHIIDSLPEAYPKVEEWVDTVLLDEGNATILTLFVCLLTVLYLRERQRRHAVAAPDAMAALHHPNEHVAPPM; this is encoded by the exons ATGAATTTTGCAGCTCGAAAGCTCCTCTTCTCTCTCCtgattttctctctcttccccctctctctctgcgCCCGTCCCTTCATCCTCGTTCTCTCGCAAGACGATCTCCTAAACACCCCCACCTCGCCCGACGACTCGCCGTCCGCCGCCGACTCAGCTCCAAATGAGTCGCCGGACTGGGACGAGTTTGGCGACTCCGACGCCGTGCAGTCAGAGGAGGAGCTCGACCCGGGATCCTGGCGCCCAATCTTCGAACCAGACCCCTTTAAGGCCGACCCGGCTACCCACCCCGACGACGGATACTACTCCACCGTATCCAAATTAATAAAGTCCGTTAGCTCCGGCGACACCGCGCTCATGGACGCTGCCGTTTCCGAGATCGAGGACTCGGCTTCCCGCGGCCTCCCTCACGCGCGGTCCGTTCTGGGGTTTCTGTACGGTACGGGCCAGATGAGGAAGCAGAACAAGGCCAAGGCTTTCGCGTACCATTACTTCGCCGCCGAGGGCGGCAACATGCAGTCGAAGATGGCCCTCGCGTATACTTACTTCAGGCAAGAT ATGTTTGATAAAGCGGTGAAATTGTACTCGGAATTGGCCGAGGCAGCTGTGAATAGCTTCCTGATTTCGAGGGACTCGCCGGTGAACGAGGCTGTGAGGATCCACAGCGGAGCGGAGGAGAACAAGGAGGCATTGAGGAAGAGCCGCGGCGAAGAAGACGAGGACTTTCAAATTTTGGAGTACCAAGCTCAGAAGGGAAACTCCGCGGCAATGTATAAGCTGGGCCTGTTTTACTATTTCGGGCTGAGAGGGTTGCGCCGCGACCACGCCAAGGCGTTGTCGTGGTTTCTGAAGGCGTTGGAGAAGGGAGAGCCTCGGGCGATGGAGCTCCTCGGAGAGATTTATGCTAGGGGAGCTGGTGTTGAGAGGAATTACACCAAGGCTCTGGAGTGGCTTACACTTGCAGCCAAACAGGATCATTATTCGGCATATAACGGGATTGGGTATTTGTATGTTAAAGGTTATGGGGTGGAGAAGAAGAACTACACTAAA GCAAAGGAGTATTTTGAGAAAGCTGCTGATAATCAAGACGGTGGCGGGCACTATAACCTGGGAGTAATGTATCTCAAAGGAATTGGGGTAAAGAGAGATGTTAAACTTGCATGTCAATACTTCATCTTTGCTGCGAATGCTGGTCAACCCAAGGCATTCTACCAGCTAGGGAAGATGTTTCATACAGGAGTCGGGCTTAAGAAGAATCTTCCACGG GCCACTGCATTATACAAATTAGTTGCAGAAAGGGGACCGTGGAGCTCCTTGTCTCGATGGGCACTTGAATCATACTTAAGAGGGGACGTGGGCAAGGCATTTTTCTTGTATTCAAGGATGGCCGAGTTAGGCTATGAGGTAGCGCAGAGTAACGCTGCATGGATTCTTGACAAATATGGAGAGCGAAGCATGTGCATGGGAGAATCCGGTTTGTGCACTAATGCAGAAAGGCATCAGCGAGCACATTCATTATGGTGGCAAGCATCTGAGCAGGGTAATGAACACGCTGCTTTGCTGATTGGGGATGCGTATTACTATGGTCAG GGTACTGAGAGGGATTATGAACGAGCGGCAGAGGCTTACAAGCATGCAAGGTCCCAGTCTAACGCCCAAGCCATGTTCAACCTTGGTTACATGCATGAGCACGGACATGGGCTGCCTTTGGATCTTCATCTTGCAAAGCGTTACTATGATCAAGCCCTAGAGATTGATTCAGCAGCAAAGTTGCCTGTCACGCTAGCCCTCACAAGCTTATGGATACGAAAAAATTATGCCGATGGTTTCCTG GTACATATAATCGATTCATTGCCCGAAGCCTATCCCAAGGTTGAAGAATGGGTAGATACCGTGCTACTTGATGAGGGAAACGCGACGATATTGACTCTTTTTGTTTGCCTCCTTACCGTCTTGTATCTACGCGAGCGACAACGCAGGCATGCTGTTGCTGCCCCTGATGCGATGGCTGCACTGCACCACCCGAATGAGCATGTTGCACCACCCATGTAG
- the LOC103455633 gene encoding uncharacterized protein has translation MADANQNPEIFELNNGSMRALITNFGCTITSLSVPGKDGKLADVVLGFDSVDPYVKGLAPYFGCIVGRVANRIKDGKFKLNGTEYSLPINRPPNSLHGGHKGYDKQIWKVAEHKKGDNPSITFKYHSHDGEEGYPGNLSLTATYTLTSSTTMRLDMEAVPENKPTPVSLAQHTYWNLAGHNSGNILDHAIQIRANHVTPVDENTVPTGEIKPVKGTPFDFTAEKRVGESIHEVGLGYDHNYVLDCGEEKQGLKHAARVKDPSSSRVLNLWSNAPGMQFYTANYVNGVVGKGGAVYGKHAGLCLETQGFPNAINTPNFPSIVVQPGEKYSHTMLFEFSVE, from the exons ATGGCGGATGCGAACCAGAATCCAGAAATCTTTGAGCTCAACAATGGGAGCATGCGCGCCCTCATCACAAACTTTGGCTGCACCATCACTTCCTTGTCTGTTCCCGGAAAAGACG GAAAATTGGCTGATGTTGTTCTTGGATTCGACTCCGTGGATCCCTATGTG AAAGGACTTGCTCCTTACTTTGGCTGCATTGTGGGTCGGGTTGCTAATCGAATCAAAGATGGGAAGTTTAAGCTCAATGGAACGGAGTACTCCTTGCCTATCAACAGACCTCCGAACAGTCTCCATG GTGGTCACAAGGGGTACGATAAGCAGATATGGAAGGTAGCAGAACATAAAAAGGGCGATAACCCGTCCATCACTTTTAAGTATCACAGTCATGATGGGGAGGAAGGTTACCCCGGGAATCTTTCACTGACTGCAACTTATACGCTTACTTCAAGCACGACGATGAGACTTGACATGGAAGCAGTGCCTGAGAACAAGCCCACCCCGGTCAGCCTGGCTCAGCACACATACTGGAACTTAGCTGGACATAACTCGGGCAACATACTTGACCATGCAATTCAAATTCGGGCAAACCATGTTACCCCTGTGGATGAAAACACAGTCCCAACAGGTGAAATCAAGCCGGTTAAAGGCACGCCCTTTGATTTCACTGCCGAGAAGAGGGTCGGTGAGTCCATCCATGAGGTCGGTTTAGGGTATGACCACAACTATGTGCTCGACTGTGGGGAAGAGAAACAAGGCCTGAAACATGCTGCAAGAGTGAAGGACCCATCCAGCTCGAGGGTCCTTAACCTATGGAGCAATGCCCCCGGGATGCAGTTTTACACCGCGAATTATGTCAATGGGGTTGTCGGCAAAGGAGGCGCTGTCTATGGAAAGCATGCCGGGCTCTGTCTGGAGACACAAGGGTTCCCGAATGCAATTAACACACCGAACTTCCCGTCTATTGTTGTTCAACCCGGTGAGAAGTACAGCCACACCATGTTGTTTGAGTTTTCAGTTGAGTGA